A DNA window from Suncus etruscus isolate mSunEtr1 chromosome 8, mSunEtr1.pri.cur, whole genome shotgun sequence contains the following coding sequences:
- the LOC126015525 gene encoding olfactory receptor 13G1 encodes MNGSTVTEFVILGLTQRPELQRVLFLFFLGLYLVAFLGNILIVVAIVLHSPLHTPMYLLLLALATVDIICTTTILPKMLAAMLPSGQAISYGGCMAQLFLFTWSLGAEMVLFTTMAYDRYVAICFPLRYHAIMNRTTCAALLGLVATIALTNSCVHTGLILRLHFCGPNAVDHFFCEIPPLLALSCSPVRVNEVMVYVADITLAVGDFSLTCLSYGFILAAILRIRSAQGKRKAFSTCSSHLFVVMLYYTPVIYTYIRPATAYSFSRDKIVAALYTLVTPTLNPIVYSFRNKEMQDGIRKVFAFLKH; translated from the coding sequence ATGAACGGCAGCACTGTGACCGAGTTCGTAATCCTGGGCCTCACACAGAGGCCCGAGCTGCAGCGCGTCCTCTTCTTGTTCTTCCTCGGCCTCTACCTGGTGGCTTTCCTCGGCAACATACTCATCGTGGTGGCCATCGTGCTCCACAGTCCCCTGCACACGCCCATGTACCtgctcctcctggcactggcCACCGTGGACATCATCTGCACCACCACCATCCTCCCCAAGATGCTGGCGGCCATGCTGCCATCTGGACAGGCCATCTCCTACGGGGGTTGCATGGCCCAGCTCTTCCTCTTCACCTGGTCGCTGGGCGCGGAGATGGTGCTCTTCACCAccatggcctatgaccgctaCGTGGCCATCTGCTTCCCCCTGCGCTACCATGCTATCATGAACCGCACCACCTGCGCAGCCTTGTTGGGGCTGGTGGCCACCATTGCCCTCACCAACTCCTGCGTCCACACCGGCCTCATCCTCAGGCTGCACTTTTGTGGGCCCAACGCCGTTGACCACTTCTTCTGCGAGATCCCCCCGCTGTTGGCCTTGTCCTGCAGCCCCGTGAGGGTCAATGAGGTGATGGTGTACGTGGCGGACATCACACTGGCCGTGGGCGACTTCTCGCTCACCTGCCTCTCTTATGGCTTCATCCTGGCTGCCATCCTGCGCATCCGCAGTGCCCAGGGCAAGCGAAAGGCCTTCTCCACCTGCTCGTCGCACCTGTTTGTGGTGATGCTCTACTACACACCCGTCATCTACACCTACATCCGCCCTGCCACTGCCTACTCCTTTTCTCGTGACAAGATCGTGGCGGCGCTCTACACCCTGGTGACTCCCACCCTCAACCCCATCGTGTACAGTTTCCGGAACAAGGAGATGCAGGACGGGATCCGTAAAGTTTTTGCATTTCTGAAGCATTAG
- the LOC126015524 gene encoding olfactory receptor 6F1, translating into MGPDNESLPLDFLLLGFSGPPVLQISLFLLFLVMYVLTVGGNLAILLLVATSRPLHTPMYFFLSNLSFLEIWYTTAAVPKALAIQLGHSQTISFISCLLQMYLVFSLGCTEYFLLAAMAYDRYLAICTPLHYSAIMSSVFSVQLAMGSWLCGFMAIAVPTVLISGLSFCGPHTINHFFCDIAPWIALACSSTQAVELVSFVIAFLVILSSCLITLVSYIYIIGTILRIPSASGRSKAFSTCSSHLTVVLLWYGSTIFLHVRTSIKEGLDLSKAVHVLNTVVTPVLNPFIYTLRNQDVRTSLRRKLKGR; encoded by the coding sequence ATGGGCCCTGACAATGAGAGTCTACCTCTGGATTTTCTCCTGCTGGGCTTCTCAGGGCCCCCGGTGCTGCAGATATCGCTTTTCCTACTGTTTCTGGTGATGTACGTTCTCACGGTGGGTGGCAACCTGGCCATCCTGCTGTTGGTGGCCACATCACGCCCTCTGCACACACCCATGTACTTCTTTTTGAGCAACCTGTCCTTCCTGGAGATCTGGTACACCACAGCCGCTGTCCCCAAGGCACTAGCTATCCAGCTGGGCCACAGCCAGACCATCTCATTCATCAGTTGTCTGCTGCAGATGTACCTGGTCTTCTCGCTAGGCTGCACTGAGTACTTTCTCCTGGCAGCCATGGCCTATGATCGCTACCTGGCCATATGCACCCCCCTGCACTACAGTGCCATCATGAGCAGCGTGTTCTCAGTGCAGTTGGCCAtgggttcctggctctgtggcttTATGGCCATTGCCGTGCCCACCGTCCTCATTAGCGGCCTATCCTTCTGTGGCCCTCACACCATCAACCACTTCTTCTGCGATATTGCACCCTGGATTGCACTGGCCTGTAGCAGCACACAAGCCGTGGAGCTGGTGTCCTTTGTCATCGCCTTCCTGGTTATCCTGAGCTCCTGCCTCATCACACTGGTCTCCTACATCTACATCATCGGCACCATCCTGCGCATCCCCTCGGCCAGTGGCCGCAGCAAGGCTTTCTCCACCTGCTCCTCACACCTGACAGTCGTGCTATTGTGGTACGGCTCCACCATCTTCCTGCACGTGCGCACCTCCATCAAGGAAGGCTTAGACCTGTCCAAGGCCGTGCATGTGCTCAACACCGTGGTCACTCCCGTCCTGAACCCCTTCATCTACACACTTCGCAACCAGGATGTCAGGACCAGTCTGCGGAGGAAGCTGAAGGGCAGGTGA